One Chryseobacterium sp. StRB126 genomic region harbors:
- a CDS encoding aldehyde dehydrogenase family protein yields the protein MTAQEAFNQLDPKKWAETSVVEKLHLLEEVQNNLKKYADDLGTSDQKMKNTIMGEDIYTHAESVFATAVPLAGNVSACIQLYESIAKGEMPKPLNVTKVDDDTYDVHVFPMDAKDKVLSGTQSGHLRIKGIPKQANPLEKPAGVTAILGAGNYSSSLEMVKALFYDNKAVIHKPHHLNEETDAIWEKIFKPIIDFGALRFVSADQGRELTTIDGLTAIYFTGGTGTAKAIMSNTNTPMVAECGGNNPCIIVPGDRPWTKKEMEHQANQIATVAKLNGGAVCGRPQTLVTSRHWEQRNEFLNALRKALSEDTPAAGAYYPGTDKAEEGFKKAYPNAEILKPENGRFKHANFMLITDCEEDSYATQNEAFCQIMDEVALDVPANAKDFLPKATAFCNDKLLGSLGCMLLIDEDTKKAYQDELDTTVTHLKYGGIAVNTIPVIVFLSPYLTWGGNEQGKEMVSGSGNFGNLLGFENIEKSIVYDKFVSPGHMLRTNQKAFDHLAKNMASYSMEPTWRNLTKMAGIAMIDGLRKKDF from the coding sequence ATGACAGCGCAAGAAGCTTTTAATCAATTAGACCCTAAGAAATGGGCAGAAACTTCAGTAGTGGAAAAACTTCATCTACTGGAAGAAGTACAGAATAATCTGAAAAAGTATGCAGACGATTTGGGCACCTCTGATCAAAAAATGAAAAACACCATCATGGGTGAAGACATTTATACGCATGCCGAATCAGTATTTGCCACAGCAGTTCCATTGGCAGGAAATGTTTCAGCCTGCATCCAGCTTTACGAATCCATCGCGAAAGGTGAAATGCCAAAACCGTTGAATGTTACCAAAGTAGATGATGATACCTATGATGTACATGTATTCCCAATGGATGCCAAGGACAAAGTACTCAGTGGAACACAAAGCGGGCACTTACGTATAAAAGGTATTCCAAAGCAGGCAAATCCCTTAGAAAAGCCAGCCGGGGTAACTGCCATTTTGGGAGCTGGAAATTACAGTTCATCACTTGAAATGGTAAAAGCCCTTTTTTACGATAACAAAGCTGTCATCCACAAACCACATCATCTGAACGAAGAAACTGATGCGATCTGGGAAAAGATTTTCAAGCCTATTATTGATTTTGGAGCCTTACGCTTTGTTTCGGCAGACCAAGGACGTGAACTTACAACAATTGATGGTTTAACTGCCATTTATTTCACAGGTGGAACAGGAACTGCCAAAGCAATTATGAGCAATACCAATACCCCTATGGTAGCAGAGTGTGGTGGCAATAACCCTTGCATTATAGTTCCTGGCGACAGACCCTGGACGAAAAAAGAAATGGAACACCAGGCTAATCAGATTGCTACCGTTGCCAAGCTCAATGGCGGTGCTGTATGTGGCCGCCCGCAAACTCTGGTAACTTCCAGACATTGGGAGCAGAGAAATGAATTTTTAAATGCTCTGAGAAAAGCTCTTTCTGAAGATACTCCGGCTGCTGGGGCCTATTATCCGGGAACAGACAAAGCAGAGGAAGGTTTCAAAAAAGCCTATCCGAATGCAGAAATCTTAAAACCTGAAAACGGCAGATTCAAACATGCCAATTTTATGCTTATTACAGACTGTGAAGAGGACAGCTACGCCACACAAAACGAAGCATTCTGCCAAATTATGGATGAAGTCGCATTAGACGTACCAGCCAATGCCAAAGATTTTTTACCAAAAGCTACTGCATTCTGTAATGATAAACTATTGGGTTCATTGGGATGTATGCTTCTTATAGATGAAGACACCAAAAAGGCTTATCAGGATGAATTAGACACCACAGTAACCCATCTGAAATATGGTGGAATAGCCGTAAACACTATTCCTGTAATTGTATTTTTAAGCCCTTATCTGACTTGGGGTGGAAATGAGCAAGGTAAAGAAATGGTATCCGGTTCCGGTAATTTCGGAAATCTGCTGGGCTTTGAAAATATTGAAAAATCAATTGTTTACGACAAATTTGTATCTCCTGGACATATGCTTCGTACCAACCAGAAAGCATTTGACCATCTTGCAAAAAATATGGCAAGCTATTCCATGGAACCTACCTGGAGAAACTTAACAAAAATGGCAGGAATAGCAATGATAGACGGCTTAAGAAAGAAAGATTTTTAA
- a CDS encoding helix-turn-helix transcriptional regulator, with the protein MLNYIKEKRQLATDEIEYEKSLYFDIYTLVLVFILFCNVILNFFFLDQPVYSGIFFGMALFMLCTLLWPDKIRFNRYLLMLLFWFLGLIIFYCDIISGNGAMNYLSYISLTIAVAFFFDYDKDKYIIFILVATYIIFFLINIITDYSIFSPLHQNLSPVKLWYIRVYKAMEISFCTFVGMYIIHRKEKMIIKYYIEKEKLNDFIKKTDKISSSNELYELAMSKNSLFITYFKSEFPEFFEKILKVCPNLISSELEICALLKLNLTTKEIAIATNATIRAVENKKHRIRKKIDLPSEADLNLYIINYF; encoded by the coding sequence ATGTTAAATTATATAAAAGAGAAAAGGCAATTGGCCACTGATGAGATTGAATATGAAAAAAGTCTTTATTTTGATATTTATACTCTTGTCCTTGTATTTATTCTTTTCTGCAATGTTATACTTAATTTTTTCTTTTTAGATCAGCCAGTGTATAGTGGTATATTCTTCGGAATGGCTCTTTTTATGTTGTGCACACTGTTGTGGCCAGATAAGATAAGGTTTAACCGGTATCTTTTGATGCTTCTTTTCTGGTTTTTGGGATTGATTATTTTTTATTGCGATATAATAAGCGGAAACGGAGCTATGAATTATTTGTCATATATTTCTCTTACCATAGCAGTTGCGTTTTTTTTTGATTATGATAAGGACAAGTATATTATTTTTATATTGGTAGCCACTTATATCATATTTTTTTTAATCAATATCATTACAGACTATTCTATATTTTCACCTCTTCATCAAAATTTATCTCCTGTAAAGCTTTGGTATATAAGGGTCTATAAGGCGATGGAGATTTCCTTTTGTACTTTTGTTGGGATGTATATCATACATAGGAAAGAAAAGATGATCATAAAATATTATATAGAGAAGGAAAAGCTTAATGATTTTATAAAGAAAACGGACAAGATAAGCTCTTCCAACGAATTATATGAATTAGCGATGAGTAAAAACTCACTTTTTATTACCTATTTTAAATCTGAATTTCCTGAATTTTTTGAAAAGATTTTAAAAGTTTGCCCAAATCTCATTTCATCAGAACTGGAAATATGTGCTTTGTTAAAACTGAACCTGACTACAAAGGAAATTGCCATTGCAACTAATGCAACTATCCGTGCCGTGGAAAACAAAAAACATAGAATCCGAAAAAAAATTGATCTTCCTTCAGAAGCTGATCTGAATTTGTATATCATAAACTATTTTTGA
- a CDS encoding helix-turn-helix domain-containing protein, producing the protein MMDLKQIKIGQLLENSVKENHIEIERLCNFFNCEAKNIEEMYGSDTVSTDILIKWSQLLQYDFFRLYSQHLVLYAPPAANVYSQTGTKKKVEIQELQFRKNIYTKEIIEFIINRINKGEMTRGEVISKYRIPKTTLYKWLNKYNE; encoded by the coding sequence ATGATGGATTTAAAACAAATTAAAATTGGGCAATTACTTGAGAACAGTGTAAAAGAAAATCATATAGAAATAGAACGTCTGTGTAATTTTTTTAATTGTGAGGCTAAGAATATTGAGGAAATGTATGGTTCAGATACTGTAAGTACGGATATTTTAATCAAATGGTCTCAGCTATTACAATATGATTTTTTCAGATTGTATTCCCAGCATTTGGTTTTATATGCTCCTCCAGCGGCTAATGTATATAGCCAGACAGGAACCAAAAAAAAGGTTGAGATTCAAGAACTTCAGTTTCGTAAAAATATTTATACAAAAGAAATTATAGAATTTATTATCAATAGAATCAATAAAGGTGAAATGACCAGGGGAGAGGTCATCAGTAAATACCGGATACCCAAAACAACCCTTTACAAATGGCTGAATAAGTATAATGAATAG
- a CDS encoding TetR/AcrR family transcriptional regulator produces the protein MQGEKLDKKTQIVKTALRLFSEQGLQQTSMAQLSKESGVAVGTMYLHFKSKDELVEGLFLHIQEAFGKAIDLSDSEMKASYKDRFFILGRKVHHYYVNNPAHFFVVNTLNYSPYISKEITELGRTYYQQSVDLMAEGLENGSFQPINIVLLIRFIYNAVIALVQVQLKDNVEVTEHMIDQNIERIWKAIK, from the coding sequence ATGCAAGGGGAAAAATTAGATAAAAAAACTCAGATTGTAAAGACTGCATTACGGTTATTTTCAGAACAGGGTCTGCAACAGACTTCAATGGCGCAACTTTCAAAAGAGTCGGGAGTTGCAGTAGGAACAATGTATTTACATTTTAAAAGTAAGGATGAATTGGTTGAAGGGTTATTTTTGCATATTCAAGAAGCATTTGGTAAAGCGATTGATCTTTCTGACTCAGAAATGAAAGCTTCTTACAAGGATCGTTTTTTTATTTTAGGCCGAAAAGTACACCATTACTATGTAAACAATCCTGCCCATTTTTTCGTTGTGAATACACTTAATTATTCGCCATATATATCAAAAGAAATTACAGAATTGGGAAGAACATATTATCAGCAGTCTGTAGACCTTATGGCTGAGGGACTTGAGAACGGATCATTTCAGCCTATTAATATTGTGTTGCTAATCCGATTTATTTATAATGCTGTGATTGCACTGGTTCAGGTACAGCTTAAAGATAATGTTGAAGTTACAGAACATATGATAGACCAAAATATAGAAAGAATATGGAAAGCTATTAAGTAA
- a CDS encoding helix-turn-helix domain-containing protein translates to MEIIFDKLVYLWTFEKKRIDEEFISDHVLGFQVSGETHLFHDRDTTVIKENTTVFVRKNQLVRTIRYPSKKEKYQFISITLDSEILKKHALENGIAPDGPFTDQRKLFFKSDDFFSSYFVSLKPYIDKRKMVPARLEDLKIRESIELLLQSNPDFKNLLFDFSKPYKIDLEEFMDHHFMFNVPLKSFATLTGRSLSGFKRDFSKIFNVKPTQWFRDRRLKEAYYLIKYKNRKPVDIYMNLGFENLSHFYYSFKQKYGITTSEV, encoded by the coding sequence ATGGAAATAATATTTGATAAGCTGGTATACTTATGGACATTTGAAAAAAAGAGAATTGATGAAGAATTTATTTCTGATCACGTTTTAGGTTTTCAGGTGTCAGGAGAGACCCATCTGTTTCATGATCGGGATACGACAGTCATCAAAGAAAATACAACGGTATTCGTCCGGAAGAATCAATTGGTCAGAACGATCAGGTATCCCTCCAAAAAAGAAAAATATCAGTTTATTTCCATTACTTTAGACAGTGAAATATTAAAGAAACATGCTTTAGAAAACGGGATTGCGCCAGACGGGCCATTTACTGATCAACGAAAACTTTTCTTTAAGTCGGATGATTTTTTCTCTTCTTATTTTGTTTCACTTAAGCCCTATATTGACAAAAGAAAAATGGTTCCTGCCCGGCTTGAAGACCTGAAGATCAGAGAATCAATAGAACTTTTGCTGCAAAGTAATCCGGATTTTAAAAACCTGCTTTTTGATTTTTCAAAGCCCTATAAAATAGATTTAGAAGAGTTTATGGATCATCATTTTATGTTTAATGTACCTCTGAAATCTTTTGCTACACTTACCGGGCGAAGTCTTTCCGGATTTAAACGTGATTTTAGCAAAATTTTCAATGTGAAACCTACACAATGGTTTCGCGACAGAAGGCTTAAAGAAGCGTATTATCTTATCAAATATAAAAATAGAAAGCCGGTTGACATTTACATGAACCTGGGATTTGAAAACCTATCCCATTTTTATTATTCTTTTAAACAGAAATATGGTATTACGACTTCCGAAGTCTAA
- a CDS encoding helix-turn-helix transcriptional regulator → MKKLLLFSFCLIFFACKQQTSEAKKKEIDKMIILATKLSSPANPAMDLDKGIALYIEAEKRSEAIGYKEGLMASCKYLMKKLIDGNGDNEKSLTYGEKTEKLAQELNDDEVLAEVHEFRGSAYRNLGLNSEAYNEFQIALSYYIKNHQHLRSSSTYLKLASYAEATKAPQDTLLSYFKKSLYEIEQLPENDKNILSIDEKYYMLSFIHIQIGMFYTGIYKPQQPELAEKYLLEALHILETKKIKTLPSKIILLNALGSFYEYTQQPQKAIPYSTEVLKLEKKSKHINERLTAYMVLANSYDALKSKDSTLQYTQLYSDLSDSISITQKRITDNTLKGINTQKDISYNNSIFKILTSAILAIIAIIFIGGLYLRQKNRKVRKNYEKLVEKLNVNTSNTQNTSKVEKKPPAFTPISDETMASILSKLNKFESSDKYLKKNINLSSLAHSLNTNQRYLTEIIKIQKGKSFSNYINGLKIEYITQKLYDDPHYLEYKISYLAEECGFASHQVFITVFKKETGVTPSYFIGNLKKNKQTQL, encoded by the coding sequence ATGAAAAAACTATTATTATTTTCATTTTGTCTTATATTTTTTGCCTGCAAACAACAAACCTCAGAAGCAAAAAAAAAAGAAATCGACAAGATGATCATCCTGGCCACAAAACTGTCTTCACCAGCCAACCCGGCCATGGATTTGGATAAGGGAATAGCTCTTTATATAGAAGCTGAAAAAAGATCAGAAGCCATAGGATATAAAGAGGGATTGATGGCCAGTTGTAAATATCTGATGAAAAAACTTATTGATGGCAATGGAGATAATGAGAAATCCCTTACCTACGGAGAAAAAACAGAAAAATTGGCTCAGGAACTTAATGATGATGAGGTTCTTGCAGAGGTGCATGAATTTAGGGGTTCAGCTTACCGAAATTTAGGGCTGAATAGCGAAGCTTATAATGAATTTCAAATAGCGCTTTCCTATTACATAAAAAATCATCAACATCTCCGATCATCAAGTACTTATTTGAAGTTAGCAAGCTATGCCGAGGCTACCAAAGCCCCGCAGGATACACTTCTCTCTTATTTCAAGAAGAGTTTATACGAAATAGAACAGCTACCTGAGAATGATAAAAATATCCTTAGTATAGATGAAAAATATTATATGCTTTCTTTTATCCATATCCAGATAGGTATGTTTTATACTGGCATTTATAAACCACAGCAGCCTGAATTGGCAGAAAAATACCTTCTCGAAGCTTTACATATTCTGGAAACTAAAAAAATTAAAACATTACCTAGCAAAATAATTCTCCTAAATGCATTAGGAAGCTTTTATGAGTATACACAACAGCCCCAAAAAGCAATCCCCTATTCCACTGAGGTACTGAAACTGGAAAAGAAAAGCAAGCATATCAATGAAAGGCTAACTGCTTATATGGTACTGGCCAATTCCTATGATGCCCTTAAGAGCAAAGATTCTACTTTACAATATACCCAGCTGTATTCAGACCTTTCCGACAGTATTTCGATCACCCAGAAAAGAATAACAGATAACACTCTCAAAGGTATCAATACACAAAAGGACATTTCTTACAATAACAGTATTTTCAAAATTCTTACCAGCGCCATACTAGCAATTATTGCAATCATTTTTATCGGAGGATTATATCTGAGGCAAAAAAACAGAAAGGTCAGGAAGAATTATGAAAAACTGGTTGAAAAGCTCAATGTAAATACTTCTAATACTCAGAACACTAGTAAAGTAGAGAAAAAACCACCTGCATTTACGCCTATTTCAGACGAAACAATGGCTTCTATACTTTCCAAACTAAATAAGTTTGAAAGTTCTGACAAATACCTAAAGAAAAATATAAATCTCAGCTCCCTCGCCCATTCATTGAATACCAATCAGAGATACCTTACCGAAATCATAAAAATTCAAAAAGGGAAATCATTCAGTAATTATATTAACGGATTGAAAATTGAATATATAACCCAAAAACTGTATGATGACCCTCATTACCTGGAATATAAAATAAGCTATCTTGCAGAAGAATGCGGTTTTGCATCCCATCAGGTATTTATAACGGTATTCAAGAAAGAAACCGGGGTCACTCCTTCCTATTTTATAGGAAATCTAAAAAAGAACAAACAAACTCAATTATAA
- a CDS encoding GlcG/HbpS family heme-binding protein, with product MNITYNEATKALQASIEKAKAFNIPVSLAVVDTGGHLVAFARLDSVYGVIDFAIKKARTTVMFGIDSDIMGTIISGADVHGYGMLNSNEGLLTIAGGVVIRNQEGNIIGAIASSGGTTDQDKEIAGTGASVIS from the coding sequence ATGAATATCACATATAATGAGGCCACAAAGGCTTTACAGGCCTCCATTGAAAAAGCAAAAGCATTCAATATCCCTGTAAGCCTTGCTGTAGTAGATACAGGAGGTCATCTTGTGGCTTTTGCCCGTTTAGACAGTGTTTATGGAGTAATAGATTTTGCGATTAAAAAAGCAAGAACAACAGTAATGTTCGGAATAGACAGTGATATTATGGGAACCATTATTTCTGGTGCAGATGTGCATGGATACGGAATGCTGAATTCGAATGAAGGACTGCTGACTATTGCTGGTGGAGTGGTGATCAGAAATCAGGAAGGAAACATCATCGGAGCCATAGCCTCTTCCGGAGGAACAACCGATCAGGATAAAGAAATTGCCGGTACAGGGGCAAGTGTGATTTCTTAG
- a CDS encoding transposase, with protein MNLENINIGVLIKETVAQSGINMSRICSFLKCSEEEVISMYNEKNLDTNTLLRWSKLLEYDFFRIYSQHLILYCPFKKEQNKNVNTQLPQFRKNIYTKEMRDFILEKINKGEKTCSEAINDYGIPKTTLYKWVKKYNN; from the coding sequence TTGAATTTAGAAAATATAAATATTGGGGTATTAATTAAAGAAACGGTTGCGCAGAGCGGGATAAATATGTCTCGTATCTGTAGTTTTCTCAAATGTTCTGAAGAAGAGGTTATCAGCATGTATAATGAGAAAAACTTGGATACCAATACATTATTGCGTTGGAGTAAGTTATTAGAGTATGATTTCTTCAGAATTTATTCCCAGCATTTAATACTTTATTGTCCGTTTAAAAAAGAACAAAATAAAAATGTAAACACTCAATTACCTCAATTCCGTAAGAACATTTATACTAAGGAGATGAGAGATTTTATCCTTGAAAAGATCAATAAAGGAGAAAAAACCTGTAGTGAAGCTATAAATGATTATGGAATACCTAAAACAACACTATACAAATGGGTGAAAAAATACAACAATTAA
- a CDS encoding SDR family oxidoreductase, translating to MRKTILITGCGSGIGRMTAKYFQQKGWNVAATVRSNPEQDTELNSLDNVQVIALDVTKEDTIQFAVQQAVERFGKIDVLLNNAGYGSYGILEATPEQAIRMQFDVNVIGTLLVAKNIIPIMRKQGEGMIINISSMGGKISFPLGTLYHGSKFAVEGLSEALSFELEAIGIQVKMIEPGMINTNFEETVMQNMNVDPTQTEYAPFLEKVMKGMQQAGSQNSEPIVVAEKIYEAATDGKKQLRYIAGADAEKIIEARKQLNDESYLAMIKQSMGL from the coding sequence ATGAGAAAAACAATTTTAATTACAGGATGTGGCAGCGGTATCGGACGTATGACTGCCAAATATTTCCAACAAAAAGGATGGAATGTGGCAGCCACTGTTCGCTCTAATCCGGAACAAGACACAGAACTTAACAGCCTGGATAATGTACAGGTCATAGCACTGGATGTTACCAAAGAAGATACCATTCAATTTGCCGTACAACAAGCCGTTGAACGGTTCGGAAAAATTGATGTACTCCTCAACAATGCAGGGTATGGTTCTTATGGTATCCTGGAGGCAACCCCTGAACAGGCTATCAGAATGCAGTTTGATGTCAATGTAATCGGTACCCTGCTGGTAGCTAAAAATATCATTCCCATCATGAGAAAGCAAGGTGAAGGGATGATTATCAATATTTCTTCAATGGGAGGTAAAATTTCTTTCCCATTAGGGACGTTGTACCACGGTTCTAAATTTGCAGTGGAAGGGTTGAGTGAAGCCCTTTCGTTTGAATTGGAAGCCATTGGTATCCAGGTAAAAATGATTGAGCCAGGAATGATCAATACGAATTTTGAGGAAACGGTAATGCAGAATATGAATGTGGATCCTACCCAGACTGAGTATGCTCCATTCCTGGAAAAGGTAATGAAAGGAATGCAGCAGGCAGGAAGCCAGAATTCGGAGCCTATTGTAGTAGCTGAAAAAATCTATGAAGCAGCCACAGATGGTAAAAAACAGCTTCGTTACATTGCAGGGGCGGATGCAGAGAAAATTATAGAAGCCCGTAAGCAGCTGAATGACGAGAGTTATTTAGCCATGATAAAACAAAGTATGGGGTTATAA
- a CDS encoding SDR family oxidoreductase, translating to MSKTILITGAASGFGKIAAFDLAKKGHKVIATAQVYPQMSDLIREAKEQGVELTVDKLDVTNPRDIAYIYGKYDIDILISNAGIMEGGPIAEQPIDLIRSMFDVNVFGGLELAQGFIKKWIGQKKPGKIVFTTSMGELWTVPYVAAYCASKHAMGSIAEGLKTELAQFNIKIATCNPGVFGTGFNDRGVDTISRWYNPETNFTPPSVFDGTAESLAHQLDPQSMADCIVDVTLDDNPNFRNVHPKETEDFVKQLQAEAWVAKS from the coding sequence ATGAGTAAGACAATTTTGATTACAGGTGCAGCAAGCGGATTTGGAAAAATCGCAGCATTTGATTTAGCGAAAAAAGGACACAAGGTAATTGCTACTGCACAGGTTTACCCGCAGATGAGCGACCTTATAAGAGAAGCAAAAGAACAGGGAGTAGAACTTACAGTAGACAAACTTGATGTTACCAATCCTCGTGATATCGCTTATATTTATGGAAAATATGATATCGATATTTTAATCAGCAATGCAGGAATAATGGAAGGCGGGCCTATTGCCGAGCAGCCAATCGATTTAATCCGTTCTATGTTTGATGTAAACGTCTTTGGCGGGTTGGAATTGGCGCAGGGATTCATCAAAAAATGGATAGGCCAAAAGAAACCGGGGAAAATTGTATTTACAACTTCTATGGGAGAACTATGGACTGTTCCTTATGTAGCTGCTTATTGTGCATCAAAGCATGCGATGGGATCTATAGCTGAAGGTTTAAAAACAGAATTGGCTCAGTTTAATATTAAAATTGCGACCTGTAATCCGGGTGTTTTTGGAACAGGATTTAACGACCGTGGGGTAGATACTATTTCCCGTTGGTACAACCCTGAAACTAATTTTACACCACCTTCAGTTTTCGATGGTACTGCAGAATCATTAGCTCATCAGCTGGATCCGCAGTCAATGGCAGACTGTATTGTAGATGTAACATTAGATGATAATCCTAATTTCAGAAATGTACATCCAAAAGAAACGGAAGATTTTGTAAAACAATTGCAGGCAGAAGCTTGGGTTGCTAAAAGTTAA
- a CDS encoding tetratricopeptide repeat protein: MLINKYCEIGNFKKAIEICNEIEKLAGKNDTILVNSHRLKASAYLELNADNESFRELKKALKTADNLESQNDKNYMKALVYKGFVAYFSHVNASIDSVMYYQNECLESAMSIDDHKDFQDKKYQTLAVAYMNLGMMNIALGNTKEAINKLSKALGICKYEKYHIHKDLEVSILNELAWTYYDQKNYDKAAHYAAQAEREEKKVGMPYVRRDVFEIAFKTYSSLKKKALARKYTNLYIQLNDSLVNVEKNVADINGEKSIIGKQEDNTERKQDNIVIWIILAILLAILLLIICIVVWKKLYKPDIADAGNSTAEPNEPLKVSHEKNIHIPDYTTRSILDKLAKFEKSQKFIKKDISLSSLASDLDTNTRYLSAIIKEHKKKSYSSYINGLRIAYIKTKLIEDPIYREYKISYLADECGFSSREVFAVTFKKDTGITPSYFISSLNDKFMQDGLSLD; this comes from the coding sequence TTGCTTATTAATAAATATTGCGAGATTGGAAACTTTAAAAAAGCAATTGAAATATGTAATGAGATTGAAAAATTGGCTGGTAAAAATGATACAATACTGGTTAATTCTCATAGACTTAAAGCATCTGCTTATCTTGAACTGAATGCTGATAATGAAAGCTTTCGAGAATTAAAAAAAGCCCTTAAGACTGCAGATAATCTAGAATCTCAAAATGATAAAAATTACATGAAAGCTCTTGTATATAAGGGTTTTGTAGCCTATTTCTCTCATGTGAATGCATCCATTGATTCAGTAATGTATTATCAGAATGAATGCCTGGAAAGCGCTATGAGTATTGATGACCATAAAGATTTTCAGGATAAAAAATACCAAACTTTGGCTGTTGCTTATATGAATTTGGGAATGATGAATATAGCTTTAGGAAATACTAAAGAAGCTATCAATAAATTGTCAAAAGCGCTGGGGATTTGTAAGTATGAAAAGTATCATATTCATAAAGACCTTGAAGTAAGTATACTCAATGAATTAGCATGGACATATTATGACCAGAAAAACTATGATAAAGCTGCACACTATGCAGCTCAGGCAGAAAGAGAAGAAAAAAAGGTAGGTATGCCTTATGTCCGCAGAGACGTTTTTGAAATTGCTTTTAAAACATATTCATCATTAAAAAAGAAAGCACTCGCAAGAAAATACACCAATCTTTACATTCAGCTCAATGACAGCCTTGTAAATGTAGAGAAGAATGTAGCGGATATCAATGGGGAAAAATCTATAATCGGAAAACAAGAGGATAACACGGAAAGGAAACAGGATAATATTGTAATCTGGATTATTCTTGCTATTCTTCTTGCTATTCTTCTTCTTATAATCTGTATCGTTGTATGGAAAAAGTTATATAAACCTGATATTGCAGACGCAGGAAATAGTACGGCAGAGCCAAATGAACCTTTGAAAGTTTCCCATGAAAAAAATATACATATACCTGACTATACAACGAGGTCGATCTTGGATAAGCTTGCTAAATTCGAAAAATCTCAGAAATTTATAAAAAAAGACATAAGTCTCAGCTCTCTGGCCAGCGACCTTGATACCAATACGCGATATCTCTCAGCTATTATAAAGGAGCATAAAAAAAAGAGTTATAGTAGTTATATTAACGGCCTAAGAATAGCTTATATTAAAACGAAACTTATTGAAGATCCTATTTATAGAGAGTATAAAATAAGTTATCTGGCTGATGAATGTGGGTTTTCATCAAGAGAAGTTTTTGCTGTTACTTTCAAAAAAGACACAGGAATTACTCCTTCATACTTTATCAGCAGTTTAAATGATAAGTTTATGCAGGATGGTCTTTCATTAGATTAA